GAGAGCGCATGGACCATCGTCACGAACATTCACGAGACGTGGAAAGACGCGCCGCCGGTTAAGCTCTACGCCCCCGGCTCCTGGGGTCCGGAAGAAGCCGGCCGCGTCTTCACGAACTGCCGCGGCGCCTGGCGAAACCCATGATGTCTCGGGAAGGACGTGGCACGAGCGAGTTTCGCGTCTGTGCGGACCCGTTACGGGCGCTTGCCCGTGCCTTCGCCGAACTGGTGGCGTCTCTCGAAAGGCCCTGCGTCGCATTGTCGGGCGGCTCGACTCCGAAAAGCCTGTATATCCTCTGGGCCACGGAATACCGGACGTCCCTCCCGTGGGCCTCGATGCACCTGTTCCAGGCCGACGAGCGCTGTGTGCCGCCCGGCGATCCCGCGTCCAACTGGAGACTTCTCAACGAGACCCTGCTCAAGGCCGTTCCCGAAACCCACGCGTACCGTATCGAGGCCGAACGCCCCGGTGCCGCCGAAGCCTATGAGACCATTCTGCGGCAACATGTCCCCGCCGGCGAGGACGGGGTTCCCCGCCTCGACCTGGCATTGCTGGGGATGGGCGCAGACGGCCATACCGCATCGCTTTTCCCCGGCACGCCGGCCCTTGACCAGCGGGAACGCCTGGTAGTGCGGAACGACGCACCTCAACTCCAGCCCGCGAGAATCACGCTCACGTTTCCAGTGCTGGAGGCTGCGCGCCACCGGTGGTTTCTTGTAACGGGACGCGATAAAGCGGACGCCGTGGCTGCGGCCAAGGCGCGCGCCAATCCCGCCGGCCGCCTCGACGCCCTC
Above is a window of Candidatus Hydrogenedentota bacterium DNA encoding:
- the pgl gene encoding 6-phosphogluconolactonase; amino-acid sequence: MMSREGRGTSEFRVCADPLRALARAFAELVASLERPCVALSGGSTPKSLYILWATEYRTSLPWASMHLFQADERCVPPGDPASNWRLLNETLLKAVPETHAYRIEAERPGAAEAYETILRQHVPAGEDGVPRLDLALLGMGADGHTASLFPGTPALDQRERLVVRNDAPQLQPARITLTFPVLEAARHRWFLVTGRDKADAVAAAKARANPAGRLDALWFLDGEAASRL